The Thermoflavifilum sp. genome contains a region encoding:
- a CDS encoding HEAT repeat domain-containing protein — translation MNNVVDVLQHIIPYPFWARYIAPYQSWFEAQPPFIRFALVVIVLALAAILFMYALLIITRLHYHWKQHRETQFRQKAEALIIEHVMLHPDIETRSPEQITLPDGIFRQALRLQRRWQKQVLIDVMMYYHKNFAGKTAQVLRRLYIQLRLDKLSYRKLRSWRWNRKIQGLHELAEMQLQVPEVTMLELTTSRNRVLRMEAQAAYIRLSKNEPFKFFDHLTGRLLPWEQLFLFEVITHTQGLTIPSFSRWLHYSENTDLKLFCLKLIVHFNQFNAIPAVMKLLEHRDAQVRAAAIDALGQLEAVDAEDQLVQLYVDQPITCQVAILRALGHIRSGRYLHFLREEFLRSQDYAVRKEAARALIAHGDEELIQSLLQHAPEERKRTLEHCLDPLIKY, via the coding sequence ATGAACAACGTTGTAGATGTGCTGCAACATATCATTCCCTATCCATTCTGGGCGAGATATATCGCTCCCTACCAGAGCTGGTTTGAAGCACAGCCTCCTTTTATTCGTTTTGCACTGGTGGTTATTGTACTGGCTCTTGCAGCCATTCTGTTCATGTATGCCCTGCTTATCATCACCAGGCTGCACTATCACTGGAAACAACATCGAGAAACGCAATTCCGGCAAAAGGCTGAAGCATTAATCATCGAACATGTGATGCTGCACCCCGATATCGAAACTCGTTCACCCGAACAAATTACTTTACCCGACGGCATTTTCAGGCAGGCCTTAAGGCTGCAACGGCGATGGCAGAAACAGGTATTGATTGACGTGATGATGTATTATCACAAAAACTTTGCAGGCAAAACAGCACAGGTGCTGCGAAGGCTATATATTCAACTCAGGCTGGACAAACTATCTTACCGCAAGCTTCGCTCCTGGAGGTGGAACAGGAAAATTCAGGGATTACATGAGCTGGCCGAAATGCAACTGCAGGTACCCGAGGTAACCATGCTGGAACTGACCACCAGCCGCAACCGGGTGCTACGCATGGAAGCGCAGGCCGCATATATCCGCCTCAGCAAAAACGAACCTTTTAAATTCTTTGATCATCTTACCGGAAGGCTTTTACCCTGGGAACAATTGTTTCTGTTTGAAGTGATTACCCACACGCAGGGGCTTACCATTCCCAGCTTCTCGCGCTGGTTACATTATTCGGAGAATACCGATCTGAAATTATTTTGCCTTAAACTCATTGTACATTTCAACCAGTTCAACGCTATCCCTGCCGTAATGAAATTGCTGGAGCATCGCGATGCACAGGTCAGAGCCGCCGCTATTGATGCACTGGGACAATTAGAGGCTGTGGATGCAGAAGATCAGCTTGTACAATTGTATGTCGATCAACCCATCACCTGCCAGGTAGCCATTCTTCGGGCACTCGGTCATATTCGCAGCGGACGATATCTGCATTTTCTCCGGGAAGAATTTCTACGCTCACAGGATTATGCCGTGCGCAAAGAAGCAGCGAGGGCACTGATCGCGCATGGTGACGAAGAGCTGATTCAAAGCCTGTTACAGCACGCTCCAGAAGAGCGGAAGCGTACCCTTGAACATTGCCTGGATCCATTAATCAAATATTGA
- the phoU gene encoding phosphate signaling complex protein PhoU, with protein sequence MTALEHALKELKDDVILMWIMVEAQLQAAHKAMLEYDQHLAREVMQKEKRINAYELKIDEQCEDILARYQPVAVDLRFLLAVLKINANLERTADIADGIARYVIDAPEGFDHDLLQSTHLLDMYTEGMTMLSDTRIAFEREDTALARSIFQRDEIIDTYNLQALDIVTEHLQQGSAHIRQELLVLSIIRKLERVGDQAKNLAEEIIFYVEAKVLKHHSRKEL encoded by the coding sequence ATGACAGCACTCGAACACGCGTTGAAAGAATTAAAAGATGATGTGATTCTGATGTGGATCATGGTGGAAGCGCAACTCCAAGCCGCACACAAAGCCATGCTGGAATACGACCAGCATCTGGCACGTGAAGTCATGCAAAAAGAAAAACGCATCAATGCTTATGAACTGAAAATTGATGAACAATGTGAAGATATTCTGGCCCGCTATCAACCCGTGGCCGTCGATTTGCGATTTTTACTGGCGGTTTTGAAAATTAACGCCAATCTGGAACGTACGGCCGATATAGCCGATGGTATTGCCCGCTATGTGATAGATGCGCCTGAGGGTTTTGATCACGATTTGTTGCAATCCACACATCTGCTCGATATGTACACCGAAGGCATGACCATGCTCTCCGATACGCGGATTGCTTTTGAAAGAGAAGATACCGCCCTGGCACGTAGCATTTTCCAGCGTGATGAAATCATCGATACCTACAACCTTCAGGCACTGGATATCGTAACCGAACATCTGCAGCAAGGCTCTGCTCACATCAGGCAGGAACTGCTGGTGCTTTCCATCATTCGCAAGCTGGAACGCGTGGGCGACCAGGCAAAAAACCTTGCAGAGGAAATTATTTTTTACGTGGAAGCTAAAGTATTGAAACACCACTCCCGAAAAGAACTGTAA
- a CDS encoding thioredoxin domain-containing protein, giving the protein MSVYTNALIHSTSPYLLQHAHNPVNWYPWGEEALQKAQQENKLLIISIGYAACHWCHVMEKEIFSDEAVAAFMNAHFVSIKVDREERPDLDQLYMQACLLINGHGGWPLNAFALPDGKPFYAVTYLPKKQWLHVLQQIVELHQQNPEQWITQAQHLAEGIQQSFLLPRLNEATGNKPLRDSYSALFEKIKPSIDFTWGGLNRAPKFPMPAVWEFLLQYAYFTHQQDALQAVLITLNRMAMGGLYDQIGGGFCRYATDIYWRIPHFEKMLYDNAQLISLYAHAYQLNPQQRFADVIRQTLAFIQRELTDASGACYSSIDADSEGEEGKFYVWTENEIRQLLDDKTAELILAYFHITPQGNWEDGKNVLYITEDDHSFARAHQLHVTEWQSILKQAKQKLFTYRTTRVRPATDTKIITAWNALMIKAYVDAYRALGEQIYLDRALRIISFIEKSMQHPDGGLWRNYAQGKPGVAGMLDDYAFLAEAYLEWYQISFDIHWLHRADALVQFAMQHFTHPASPCFFYTSDQLNPAAGLRIMEMEDQVIPSSNAVMAHVLYRLGIYLQHDPYTEHAMQMLESVLAQIDSSPIYMSRWAQLLGLTGHGIYEIAILGHAARAMALEMQKHFLPDCLYMGGTDENLPLLQHKRISGQTRIYICRNHICLAPVQSVEEALAQIGAC; this is encoded by the coding sequence ATGTCTGTTTACACCAATGCATTGATACACAGCACGAGCCCCTATCTGCTGCAACACGCCCATAATCCGGTAAACTGGTATCCATGGGGTGAAGAAGCCCTGCAAAAAGCACAGCAAGAAAATAAATTGCTTATCATCAGCATCGGCTACGCCGCCTGCCACTGGTGCCATGTGATGGAAAAAGAAATTTTTTCCGATGAAGCTGTAGCAGCATTTATGAATGCACATTTCGTTTCCATCAAAGTAGATAGGGAAGAACGTCCTGATCTGGATCAACTCTATATGCAGGCCTGCCTGCTCATCAACGGCCATGGCGGCTGGCCTTTGAATGCTTTTGCCCTGCCCGATGGGAAGCCTTTTTATGCCGTAACCTATTTACCTAAAAAGCAATGGCTGCATGTATTGCAACAGATTGTTGAGCTGCATCAACAAAACCCCGAGCAATGGATCACGCAGGCCCAGCATTTAGCTGAAGGCATCCAGCAAAGCTTTCTACTTCCCCGACTCAACGAAGCAACCGGCAACAAACCCTTGCGCGATAGCTACAGCGCTTTGTTCGAAAAAATCAAACCATCCATCGATTTCACCTGGGGCGGATTGAATCGGGCACCTAAATTTCCCATGCCCGCCGTATGGGAATTCCTGTTGCAATATGCATATTTTACGCATCAACAGGATGCCTTACAGGCCGTGCTTATCACACTCAATCGGATGGCGATGGGTGGATTGTACGATCAAATTGGCGGCGGTTTTTGTAGATATGCAACCGACATTTACTGGCGTATCCCGCATTTCGAAAAAATGCTCTACGATAATGCTCAACTGATCAGCCTTTATGCACATGCTTATCAGCTCAACCCTCAACAACGCTTTGCCGATGTCATCCGCCAAACACTTGCGTTCATCCAGCGAGAGCTTACCGATGCTTCAGGAGCATGCTACTCATCAATCGATGCAGATAGTGAAGGGGAGGAAGGCAAATTTTATGTGTGGACGGAAAATGAAATTCGCCAGCTTTTAGATGATAAAACGGCTGAGCTGATACTTGCTTATTTCCACATCACGCCTCAGGGCAACTGGGAGGATGGAAAGAATGTACTATACATAACAGAAGATGATCACTCGTTTGCCAGGGCACATCAACTGCATGTAACGGAATGGCAATCGATTTTAAAACAGGCAAAACAAAAATTATTTACTTACCGCACAACACGCGTACGTCCTGCAACGGATACGAAAATCATCACGGCATGGAATGCTTTGATGATAAAGGCTTATGTGGATGCTTACCGGGCACTGGGTGAACAAATCTATCTGGACAGGGCTTTACGCATCATCAGTTTCATCGAAAAATCCATGCAACATCCCGACGGGGGCTTGTGGAGAAATTATGCACAGGGCAAACCCGGTGTTGCAGGCATGCTCGACGACTATGCTTTTCTTGCCGAAGCCTATCTGGAATGGTACCAGATCAGCTTTGATATCCACTGGTTGCATCGTGCAGATGCACTGGTTCAGTTTGCGATGCAGCATTTCACACATCCGGCTAGTCCTTGCTTTTTCTATACCTCCGATCAGCTAAATCCTGCAGCTGGTCTTCGTATCATGGAAATGGAAGACCAGGTCATTCCCTCATCTAATGCGGTCATGGCACATGTGCTGTATCGACTGGGCATCTATCTTCAGCATGATCCTTATACCGAACATGCCATGCAAATGCTGGAGTCGGTGCTTGCTCAAATTGATTCCTCGCCTATTTACATGTCCAGATGGGCACAGCTGCTGGGCCTGACAGGCCATGGCATATACGAAATTGCTATCCTGGGTCATGCTGCTCGTGCTATGGCTCTGGAAATGCAAAAACATTTTTTACCTGATTGTTTGTACATGGGTGGGACCGACGAAAACCTCCCATTACTGCAACATAAACGGATTTCCGGTCAGACCCGTATATACATTTGCCGCAATCATATTTGCCTGGCACCGGTACAATCGGTAGAAGAGGCGCTGGCACAGATAGGTGCCTGCTAA
- a CDS encoding response regulator transcription factor → MAKKILIIEDEPVMLKTLELLFRKKGYEVITATNGKEAMEQIRAHAPDAVITDVMMPYLPGTEIISRLRHELKNEKTPVVVISSVELDSLVEEVFALGANDFIRKPIVPAELVARVEKLLVS, encoded by the coding sequence ATGGCAAAAAAAATATTGATTATTGAAGATGAGCCGGTGATGCTGAAAACCCTTGAGCTGTTGTTTCGCAAAAAAGGCTACGAAGTGATCACGGCCACCAACGGCAAGGAAGCTATGGAACAAATCCGTGCGCATGCACCCGATGCGGTGATTACGGATGTGATGATGCCTTATTTGCCGGGAACGGAAATCATCAGTCGTCTCAGGCACGAATTAAAAAACGAAAAAACGCCCGTGGTGGTAATCTCGTCGGTGGAACTCGATAGCCTGGTGGAAGAAGTGTTTGCGTTAGGAGCCAATGATTTCATCCGAAAACCCATTGTGCCGGCCGAGCTGGTGGCAAGAGTAGAAAAATTGCTTGTATCATAA